The nucleotide window TCCCGAACCTCCAAAATTAAAATCCGCTGATAAACCTATAAGCCAAAATATGGCAGCCAGAATTTTTGCTCCTTTGGCCGTTGTTGCTGCTCCTCTTACAGCCCCTGTTGTGGCTGCTGCCATCCTTGTGAATACAGCAAAAGAGCTTGATAGGCACGTGCAACGTCCGCCCGAACCCGTGGCGGCGCAAAATTCTCGTGGAAACAATGCCAATGCCCAGGCCAGGGATGAAGCAAAAAACTTCTGGTTTGCTGCACGGGCGCGTGCGGCATGGGAAGGAAAAACTTATAACGTGGAATATGCCCGCACGGCTTTTGCCAATATTGTGGCTGCAGGTGGTTTGTCACAAGACGCTCAAAGATTAATCGAGGCCGATCTTGGCCGTGGTGGTGGACGCAATATGCGTGAGATGAGCACGGCTTATGAAGGCATGGCCAGGATAGGCCGTCGGATGATGGAATCACCTTTGGGTGGTGTTGTGCGGGCCGTGAGTGACGCCGTGATCAATCCTGTAAGAAGAGCCGTGGAACAAGTAGCCAGTGCTGTGAGTCGTCCTGTACAACCCCAATCAGAACCCCAACCCGTACGCCGTGTTTATGCTTTGGAAGATGCCAGGGATGATGAACAGGAAGATGGAGTGCCGCTGCCTGTTAATCCTGAAGAAGTCCCTGCAGAAGAATCCCCTGAACAAGTAGCCGATGCCCATGTGGATGGTGGGGAAGCTGGCGTGCCAGAGGAAGCTCGTGTAGCTTTAGATGAGGAACGTGCAGCCCAAGATAATGGGCCTGTTCGTCCAGCAGAAGAACCTGTAGCTCAAGCTCAAAGAGCCAATGAGCAAAATAATGGAAACCAAGAGCGCGTGGCGCCTGCATTTGTAAATGTATCTCGTGCCAATAATGTCTCCGATAACCATGGAAATGAAGGTGGCCCAAGAACCGGAGCAGCTGGAGTTGTTGCAGGGTTTGGTGATGGAGGAGAAGGTTTTGTTGGTATTCCTGTTGGAAACACTCAAGCAGGGTTGGCTCAAAATCAATTCGGTGTAGAAGCCCGCGATGGTGCGAACAATCAGGTTGTTCAAGGGCCTGTAGCAAATATTCCAGGTTCTGTTGAATCACGACAAAATGGAAATGGAGTTGTTGGGGAACCGAGGGATAAAGGCAATCAAGATGATTCATCCCATGTAAGTTATGTTGCTGTATCTGGCGGTGAAGGTCATGGGACTGAAGTTTCAGCTTCATTGGCTTCATTAAGTGATGGAACACCAACCAAAGCGTCAGGTCGTGGGGTTGGAATTAATTCTCTTTCTGGAGCCCCCGTAGATTCTTCCTTCTCTGAAGATGCCTTACGGCAAGCAAGAGGCCAGGGTGGAGCCGCAGTGGCTGCTGCCGCTTCTCATGGCGATTCCCACCGTAATAATAATCCCGTTGCTTCCGACCGCGGTGTCCAAGGTGAAGCCAAGGTTCAATCAGGCCGATTAGCCGGGGTTTTTGACAAGAGTGGTGGTGGAGCTGGTTCCCAAAGTGGTCATGAAAATGGCAGAGGTTCTGCGGACATTGTCCGGGATATCTTGGCCGCCAATGAAATAGATGAAGCCGGTGATCATTTAATAGATGACATGATTCCTGATTTTGATTCCATCGAAACACCAGTCGCGCATGATGTGGTAGTTTAATTCTTTTATTTCCGCCCTTATGGGACATGGTGAGGTTCTCACGCGCACGGGACCCCGCTACGCGGTGGTCGAACCATGTAATTGACAATTCCCTTGTTCTTGAAAATTATTCGGTGTACAAAGTTTTTTCATTGAAAAAATCACTCATCAAATTTTTAGCCACAGCGTTTGGGGCAGGGTATGTTCCCAAAATTCCAGGAACCATAGGGAGTTTGTGGGGAGTTTTGTTGTTTTATATTTTGAGCGCCTATCCCTTTTGGTACCAAATTCTTGTGACCCTTGCTGTATGTGTGCTTTCCATCCCGTTATCCCACGAAGCCGAAAAAATCATCGGCACCAAGGATGCCAAACAAATTTGCATTGATGAAGTTGCAGGGCAGTTGGTGACCTATCTTTTTGTTTCTTATTCCCTGCCAAACCTTGTTATGGGTTTTGTGCTTTTCCGCCTTTTTGACATTCTTAAAATCTTTCCCGCCAATTGGGCTCAAGATGAATTGCCCGGAGGTATGGGCATTGCCACCGATGACATTATTGCCGGTATTCAGGCGGGACTTGTGCTGTTGATAGTGGGCGCGTTTATATAACGGCCAACCATTCTTTGTGTTTGGCGTTTTTGCCACGCACCAAATCAAAATAATTTTGCTGCACTTTTTTGGTGATGGGGCCGGGCTTGCCGGTGCCGATGGTGCGGTGGTCCAATTCGCGCACAGGAGTGATTTCAGCGGCGGTGCCGGTTAAAAATATTTCATCTGAAATGTAGAGCTCATCCCGTGTCATCAGGGCTTCTTCAACCTGAAGGCCTTCTTCTTTTAAAAGTTCAATTACACTTCCGCGTGTAATGCCTTCAAGCGCATTTGTGATGGGGGGCGTTTTTATTTTTCCATTTCTGACGACAAAAATATTTTCCCCACTTGCTTCCGCCACATACCCTTGGGCATCGAGCATGATGGTTTCTTCATAGCCTGCCAGCATGGCTTCGCGTTTGGCCAAAATGGAGTTTACATAATTGCCCACGGTTTTGGCCTTGGTGAGCATGGCGTTTACATGATGCCGCGTAAAACTGGACACTTTTACTCGAATACCATTTTTGACACCCTCATCCCCCAAATAAGTGCCCCAGGGCCAGGCGATGATGGCCACGCGAATGGGGTTGGATGTGGCGTGCAGGCCCATTTCACCATCGCCCATGAAGGCCAAAGGTCGCAAATAACCTGCTTTAAGTTTGTTCACGCGAAAGATTTCCTTGCATGCCTCAATGATTTCATCTTTAGAAAAGGGGATTTTCATCAAAAGGATATGAGCTGAATCAAAGAGACGCTCGATATGTTCTTCCAAACGAAAGATGGCCGATTTGCCTTTGTCACCCTCATAACAGCGAATCCCTTCAAAAACACCCATTCCATAATGGAGCGTATGTGTGAGTATGTGGACATGAGCGTCGTCCCAGTTAACCATTTTGCCATCGAGCCATATTTTGGAAACTTTTTGGACCATGTTTATGAGGGCGAATACGAGATTCGCCCCTACTACAATCTGGTAGGGGCGAACCTTGTGTTCGCCCGTTACTTGACAAACAATTTTTTTAAATTTTCCACGTACGATTTTTTTACAACCCCTTTTTCTGTAATGATTGCCGAAATCAATTCGTTGGGGGTTACATCAAAAGCTGGATGACGGGCCAGTACACCCACAGGGGCGATGTTGACATTGCCAAGATGAGTTACTTCTTTTGATGAACGTTCTTCAATGGGGATATCATCTCCCGATTTTAGGGTCAAATCAATCGTTGAAAGAGGGGCCGCGACGTAAAAAGGAATTTGGTGACGATGGGCCAAAACAGCCACGGTGTAGGTGCCGATTTTGTTGGCGACATCGCCGTTGGCGGCAATGCGATCGGCGCCCACAATCACTTTGGTGATTTCCCCTTTTTTCATGAGCCATCCGGCCATATTGTCGGAAATAAGCGTGACGGGGATGTTATTTTTGTGGAGCTCCCACGCCGTAAGACGAGCTCCTTGTAAATAGGGTCTTGTTTCATCGGCTAAAACAGAAAAACGTTTTCCATTTTTCCAGGCCGCATACAAAACACCCAAAGCAGTTCCAAAACCCGCTGTGGCCAGGGCCCCGGCGTTGCAGTGCGTGAGCACTTTGTCGCCTGATTCAAAAAGAATCTGGCCATGGCTTCCCATGGTTTCATTTAAACGAATGTCTTCGGTGAGAATATTTTGAGCTTCATCGATGAGTTTTTGTTTTAACTGGGGAAGGGAAAGGTTTTGGTTTTGTTCCGCCACATTTTTCATGCGGGCTAATCCCCAACCCAAATTGACCGCCGTCGGGCGCGTTTCAAACAGATGTGTTGAAATATCGTTTAATTGTTTGAAGAAAGATTTGGAATCAGCGGCCTGGATGGAAAGAGCCCCCAAAGCCAAACCCATGGCTCCGGCCACGCCAATGGCAGGGGCCCCACGAATGACCATGGTTTTAATGGCATCAGCCACTTCCTGCCAGGTTTTGTAGGTGTGGTAGACCTCTTCATGCGGGAGACGAAGCTGATCGAGCATGATGACCGCATTATTTTTCCATTCGATGGTTTTGAAATACATCTTTTCTTTCCCCCCTCCCTTGAGGGGAGGGGGTGTGGGGGAGGGTGTTCTCGGGGCCACCCTCTCCCTAACCCTCCCCCCTCAAGGGGGAGGGAATTACGTGGATAATTTTTTCTTCAACAAATCATTCACCACTCCCGGATTCCCTTGCCCTTTCATTTCCTTCATCACCTGGCCGACAAAAAATCCGAAAAGTTTATCTTTGCCTGATTTGTATTGGGCGAGCTGGCCTGGATTGGCGGCAATGACCTTGTCGATGATGGTTTCAATGGCTCCGGTATCAGAAACCTGCACAAGATTTTGCTCTTTAATGATGGTGTCGGGGTCTTTTCCGGTTTCAAACATGGCTTCAAAAACGGTTTTGCCGATTTTGCCACTGATGGTGCCCTCTTCGATAAGGGTCACCAAGCGCGCCAGTTGGGGCGCCTTGATAGGCGATTTTGCCACTTCAAGATTGGCTTCTTTTAGTTCGCGTAAAAGCTCGGTCATGATCCAGTTGGAAACTTTTTTGGGATGATGGGCCTTGGATACGGCTTCTTCGAAATAATGGGCCAGGGCTTTTTCCGTGGTGAGTACTTGGGCATCATACTCAGGAATTTGGTACTGGCTGATAAATCGTTGCAGCCTCGCCTTGGGAAGTTCAGGCATGTTCTTTTGGGTGGTCTCAATCCAGGCGCTATCTACAATAAGGGGCACTAGATCAGGGTCTGGAAAATAACGATAGTCGTGGGCCGATTCCTTGGTGCGCTGGGACTCGGTGATGTTTTTGGTTGAATTCCAACCGCGGGTTTCCTGAACAATTGTTTCACCTGCGGCCAAACTGCCTTTTTGGCGTTCAATTTCGTATTCGATGGCTTTTTCAATAAACTTAAACGAGTTGATGTTTTTTAATTCCACCTTGGTGCCGAACTCTTTTTGACCGATCGGGCGAAGGGAAATATTGACATCGCAACGCAATGAACCTTCTTCCATGTTGCCATCGCACACATCGCAATACTGCAAAATGGCGCGCAACTGCCGTAAATATTCACCGGCTTCGGCAGCACTTCGCATATCCGGTTCGCTGACAATTTCAACAAGGGGGGTTCCCGCGCGATTTAAATCGACATGCGAATAACGGGCGTCGCCGTGTTCATGCAATGATTTGCCGGCGTCTTCCTCCATGTGGATGCGGGTGATGCCAATCGTTTTTTCTTTTCCATCAACTGCAATATCCAGATATCCGCGCAGGGCGATGGGAAATTCATATTGGGTGATCTGGTAGCCCTTGGGGAGGTCGGGATAAAAATAATTTTTTCGGGCCCAGATGGACTTGTTTTGGATTTCACAATGAAGGGCCAAGCCCGCACGTAAGGCCAGGTTGACTGCTTGTTTGTTTAAAACAGGAAGCACTCCCGGCAATCCCAGGCAAACAGGGCAGGTGTGGCTGTTGGGTGTGGCTCCAAAGGCCGCAGAACAGGAACAAAAAAGTTTGGTTTGGGTTAAAACTTGGGCATGAACCTCAAGACCAATAATGACTTCATAATCCATAATGGAGGGAAGAATTAGAGGAAATGGTTGATGAATTCAAGAAAAGAATAAGAGTTTTATAAAGTAGATTCACTCTTTCGGCCTGTTTCTCTGGGAGAAGGGGGATGTTGGGGGAGGCCTCTATAATACTGGTCACGGTAGATGGCTACATGCACCGCATTGGTAAATGTTTTTTCCACTAATTGAGTCGAGTCTTTTGGATCGGGAGAAAAAACATGGTAAATGCTTCTAGAGCCGTTATCCATAAACATAATGACAAGCCCTGGATTATCTTTCCATTCTCTCCTTTGAAAAAGAGCCGCTTTCATTTCACCAAGAAGCCATTCCTTGAGTTCATCTGAAGTCATTTTGTTCTTTTCAGTTCTTATCGGAGCTATTGAGGCTTTAAACCTGAATTCAATTTTGTGCTGTGAAGGGATGTCTTGCTTATCAAGTTCTTCCAACGCACGAGCCACGCTATAAGTAGCTTGGAAAGCATTTTGGCGTTTTGCTTTCAAAGGCACATAACGGATGTGTACGTTTTGTCCGGCGATTCTTCGGTTCACCTCCTGATGGGGATCAAAAGGTTGAATGGAGGCCACCCCCAATGGTAATTCTTCCTTGAGGGGCCGAGGGAGAGGAGGTACCCCTGCACGATCGAGTGTGATCAAATCTGCAAGACTAATATCTTGACCAGAAAGCCAGCCTGAAAACTCTTCGATGGATTTTTCATTCACAATCGAAATGCTTCCTTCTTCAAGGATTCCCATGAAAATACGTCGATCTTTTTTGGTGTCCGTATTCAAAAAAACAGCAATCCATTGTGGGTGGAGCCCATCTTTAAGTTGAGGATCTTGTCCAATGAGACGAGCCAAAGTTTTTGGAAGGGAACGTGCCGTATTTCTTTTGCTGGAAAGATCTATTGATGTTGTTTTTAAACTAAAAAGAAATCCATAGGGATTGGTTTTTTGTAAATTTGGTAGGGCCAATAATGAATCAATAACGGCCTGAGGATTAGGTTCTACATAGTCCCCAATATTTTTTTTTGGAAGAGTGACCGTGCCTACAACCACACTTGATCCATTGACCAACTTGAGTGTGGCTTGTTCCGGTGGTGGTGGGATTGTGTTAAAACCAGGTTGGCCACATTTTGTTTTTGATGCTCCCCCGTTTGCTGCCCATAAACCGGGAGTTTGTCTTGGGGGTATTCGGGTATGAATTCCTCCATTGATATCCAAAACAGCCTCTGCGGATTGAACAGGCGAAGCCACGAAAGTATCCACCACGGGGACAGATAAAAAATCGATGCCATGCCCTAATGTTAAAAAAGGAATCTCGCCTGTTTGTTTTTGATCTGTGGAAGCCTGTTTTGTGGCCGCAAGCCTTGGTACGTGGATGGCTTTGGCGTGAAATATGCGCGGGGCTGCGGGCCCTAAAAAGGGCGTTCTTCCCATCAAGGGACTAAAAGTTCTGAATGAAGGATTCAAAAATCGGCTCATAATAAAGATATGGTCTATTGTCGGCCTATTTTTAAAAAGTTGCTTCCTAAAAAGAAAGTTGACTTAAAAGGACCTCGTTTGGTACATCTTTTAAACCTTATCCAGAGTGACCGAGGGACTTGGCCCGGTGACGTCACAGCAACCCTTGTCCCGCCAAACTTAGTAGGCGGATCAACACGGTGCTACCTCCAACCCCATAGTTCCAAGCGATTAATCGTTTTTTATGGGGGGAAGATAAGAAGATGCGTTGAAAACAGGCCTCTTCTTATTGAATTAAGAAGGGGTTTTTTTTTGCTTATGGAAGCTTACTCCTCCATTCTAGAAGCGGTCGGGAATACACCCATTGTGCCCCTGACCCAGCTTGTGCCCAAGGGGTCGGCCATGGTGTATGCCAAGGACGAGGCGGCCAACCCCAGTTTTTCATTGAAAGACAGAATTGCGCTTTCTTTGGTGGAACAGGCCAAAAAGAAGAAAAAGGTTGAAATTGTGGTGGCCACCGCTGGAAACACGGGCGTGGCGCTGTCCATGGTGTGTGTGGTTCAAAAGATAAAACTCACCCTTTTCATGCCCGAAAATGCCTCGATAGAACGGCGCAAAATGTTTGAAGGTTTTGGAGCGGGGCTTGTGCTTACGCCCAAAGAAGAAGGAGTGAAAGGCGCCCAAAAGCGCGCCCAAGCTTATGCAAGTAGCCATACAAATGCCTGCTTGATCAACCAGTTTGATAATGAAGATGTTGTCAGAGCGCATCAAGAAACAACAGCCCATGAAATTTTGGCTGATTTTCCGGAAGGAGTGGATGCCCTCGTGTTGGGTGTGGGAACGGGGGGAAGTCTTACCGGTGTGGGGCGTGTTCTTAAAAAGAAATTTCCTCGCACAAAAATTTATGCCATTGAACCCACGGCCAGTGCTGTTCTCTCAGGAGGAAAACAAGGGCTTCATCGTATTGAACAAATAGGACTTGGTTTTATTCCCGCTAATCTTGACCAAACCCTTATTGATGAAGTGATCCAGGTTGAAGATGTGGATGCCTACCAGACCACCCGGGCCCTTTCGCAAAAAGCGGGTATTTTGGTGGGGATTTCTTCTGGTGCTAATGTATGGGCTTCTTTAAAGATAGCTTCCCAGATGGATGAAAATAAAAAGATTCTGACTTTTTTATGTGATGCGGGTCAACGTTATTTCAGTATTGAGAAATATTTTAAACAGTAGGGGCGGGGTTTCCCCGCCCGGGTCGGGAAATCCGACCCCTACAGGAGATTGATATGTCCTACGTCAAAGCCCTTAAATGCCGTGAATGCGGCCATGAATATCCCAAGCAACCCACCCATGTGTGTGAGTTCTGTTTTGGTCCCTTGGAAGTTGTGTACGACTATGAAGGAATCAAAAAAATACTCACCAAAGAATTGATTGGTTCGCGTGGGCCGAACATGTGGCGTTACAAAGAACTTCTTCCCATCGATAACGACCCCACGGTGGGGAAGCAGGTGGGGTTTACGCCCCTTCGTCGAGCCAGCCGGCTAGCGCGTCTTTTGGGAGTAAGTGAACTCTATATTAAAAACGATGCCGTAAATTATCCGACGCTTTCTTTTAAAGATCGTGTGGTTTCGGTGGCCCTTTCCAAGGCCAAGGAATTTGGTTTTAAGGTGGTTGCCTGTGCTTCAACGGGTAATCTGGCCAATTCAGTTGCCGCCAATGCTGCGGCTGCTGATTTGGAGAGCTTTGTTTTTGTCCCTTACGATTTGGAAGCGACAAAAATTTTGGGGACCATGATTTATGGAACCAATCTGATTGGTATTCATGGCACCTATGATGAGGTTAACCGCTTGTGTAGCGAAATAGCGGGCAAGTATAAATGGGCGTTTGTCAATATCAACATGAGGCCTTATTACGCCGAAGGGTCCAAGTCGATGGGTTATGAAATTGTCGAGCAGCTTGGATGGAACACGCCAAAACATGTGGTTGTTCCCATGGCCAGTGGATCGCTTTTGACCAAAATCGATAAATCCTTCCAGGAATTTCACAAGATTGGTTTGCTTAAGACAAACGAGGCCAAGATTTATGGGGCCCAGGCAACGGGATGTTCCCCCATTTCCACGGCGGTCAAAAATAATTGGGACATTTTCAAGCCCGTCAAGCCCAATACCATTGCAAAGTCGCTAGCCATTGGGAACCCTGCCGATGGTTTTTATGCCGCCAAAACTGTGCATCAGACCGGTGGTTGGTGTGAAGATGTCAGTGATGAAGAAGTCATTGCCGGCATCAGGGTATTGGCCGAAACAGAAGGTATTTTTGCCGAAACAGCAGGCGGAGTCACTGTGGGTGTGGCTAAAAAACTCATCGAGCAGGGAAGAATTCCCAAGAATGAATCGATTGTTCTGTGTATTACGGGGAATGGGTTAAAAACCCAAGAAGCCGTCAGACTGGGCAAGCCCCCAGTGATCAAACCTTCGTTGACCGAGTTTGATGCTTTGGTGAAGGATAAAATAAAATAATTCGTAAGGGCGATTCATGAATCGCCCCTACAAGAAAGGAAAAAACCATGACCAAAAACGTAACCCGCAAAGTGTATCTTACATTTCCCTCAGCCCAAGTGAAGGAAGCCATTATTTGTGACATGTATGACAAATACAAAGTCCGTTTCAACATACGTTCGGCCTCTGTCAATGAACAGGTGGGCTTGATGGCTGTTGAGTTGGAAGGGCCCGAAGACCAGATTGTTGAATCCATCAAGTTCTTCAAAAGTCGTGGTTTGACGGTCGAACCAATCGAAATGAACGTGATTGAAGGGTAATTTCGTAAATGATTCTCTCTTCTATTTTAGACCGCGTTGGCAATACCCCCTTGGTAAAAATTCGTGAAGTGACGCGCGATTTGCCCAAGAGTGTCGAAATTTATGCCAAGCTCGAATATTTTAATCCTGGTGGGTCGGTCAAAGATCGAGCAGCTTATTGGATGATTAAAGAAGGTATTCGTTTGGGAAAACTGACCAGGGACAAAATCATTATGGACCCCACTTCGGGGAATACAGGAGTTGCCTATGCCATGATTGGGGCGGCTCTTGGATATAAAGTAACTTTGGTCATGCCCCAAAATGCATCACAGCAGCGTAAAGACATTGCCCGTGCGTTTGGGGCGGATATTATTTTTAGCAGCCCGTTTGAAGGATCCGATGGAGCCATCCGCATGGCACACAAACTTTATGAAGAAAACCCGGGTAAATTTTTTATGCCCGACCAATATAACAACCCTTTCAACCCCCAAGCTCATTATGAAAGTACGGGTGTTGAAATATGGAACCAGACAGAAGGAAAAATAACCCATTTTCTGGCCACCATGGGGACCAGTGGTACAGCCATGGGCACGACGCGAAGGCTTAAAGATTTTGACAAGAATATTTTTTGTATTGGGGCGCAACCGGCTGATTCATTACATGGGTTGGAAGGATTAAAACATATGCCCACATCCATTGTGCCGGGTATTTATCATCCAGAAATTTTGGATGAAATGATGTGGATTCAGACAGAATCAAGTTATGACATGGTGGAAAGATTGGGAAAGGAAGAAGGATTACTGGTGGGATATTCTTCCGGCGCCGCCATGGTTGCTTGTTTAAAGCTGGCTGAAAGAATTGCAAAAGGAGTGATTGTCACCGTATTCCCCGATCATGGGGATAGGTATTTTGAAGGAGAGTGACGGTGCATTTCGACTCCGCTCGATGACCGTAACGGGTGGAGCCTGAGCAAAGTGGACCCTGAGCGAAGTCGAAGGGGCGAAATGCTGTCTTAAAAATATGTTGCTTATAGACCAAAAATTACTAAACGGAATATACGCCCAATCCGAAAAATGCTATCCCCATGAAGCATGTGGTTTTGTTGTGGGGAAGGTAGAAGGAAAAAAGCGCACGGCTTATAAGGTTGTGGCATGCACCAATATTCAAAATGAATTGCATGAAAAAGATCCCGAGCGATATCCCCGTGCTGCCGAAACAGCTTATTGTATTGACCCGGCAGAAATGAAAAAGATAGAAGAACAGGCCAAAAAAGAGGGGATGAGCCTTGTTTCCATTTTTCATTCCCATCCGGAGCACGGCGTCTATTTTTCAGCAGAAGACAAAGCCATGGCCTGCCCCTGGGGCGAACCGTTGTTTCCCCACCTTTCGTATCTGGTGGTGTCTGTTTACCAAATGAAGGTGAACAATGCTTCCGAGTTTTACTGGAGTGCGGAGAAAAAAGATTTTGTCGAAAGGAAAATTTTATAATTTGTACGGGCGATCCTTGTGATCGCCCTTCATTTAATAAGGAGAAAACCATGTCCATCAAAGTACGTATCCCAACCCCTCTTCAAACTCTCACCAACAATCAGGGTGAGATTTTGGCTGAAGGAAAATCTGTTTCGGAAGTTTTGGCTCATTTAGACAAAACTTATCCGGGTTTGAAACAACGTTTTTATGATGATGCGGGCAGCCTTCGGCGTTTTATCAATTTTTATGTCAATGACGAAGACATCCGCTTTTTGCAAGGCGAGAAGACAGCCCTTAAAGATGGGGATGAATTGAGCGTGGTTCCTGCCATTGCAGGGGGAAAATAGCGCTCATGAAATACATTCTTTTTGCCATTACTGCCGACCGCTTTTCAACAGAGGGGTTTCATTGGTGCCTGCATACGGCCAAGGAAAAAAACAAGGTCGTGAAAGCCGTTTACGTTGCAAGCCAAACCAATGCTACTGACTACGATCATGGCAAAAAGATGCTCGAAGAGGTTGAAAAACAGTGCCGCACTTTTCAGGCTCCTTTTGAAGTTCAGTTGGAAAAAGGGGCTTATTTTCAGTTGTGCCAAGATTTGGCCAGTCAACCCGATGTGGATATTCTGGTTGTCACCGAAAAAAAACGTTCCTGGTTGTCCAAAATATTTGGAAGCAGGGAATCGGATCAATTGCGTGGAAAAATTTCGTCGGAGTTGAAAATTTATCCTTCGACAAAAACTCGGCCCCTTGGGGCCGAAATAAAATGACGGATAACTCTGAGCGAGCGAAGCGAGTCGAAAGGGTTGCTCAGGATGAAACTCTGGGGCTTGCCCCCGAGTTCTTCATTAATTCATGATTATCGAAATACTTACCATTGGGGATGAACTGCTTTCGGGCAATGTAGTTAATACCAACCAATCTTATTTGTCAGACAAATTGTGGCTTGCCGGATTCCAGGTAGAATATCATTCCTCTGTTCGGGATGATGCTTCAAAAATAAAAGAAGCCCTTCTTTTGGCGGCGGATCGTGCCGATATCGTTCTTGTTTCAGGGGGGCTTGGCCCCACGGCGGATGATTTCACCCTGGAAATTGCGGCCAAAACCTTCAAGAAAAAACTTGTTCTGGATAAAAACTATCTTACTTATCTGGAGCGTTTGTTTACTCAATGGGGGAGGCCTCTTTCCGAAAATAATAAAAAGCAGGCCTATGTCCCCCAAGGGGCCCAAACTTTCATGAATAAGGTGGGCACTGCTCCCGGGGTGGGGGTCAAATATAAAAAGGCCCATTTTTATTTTTTTCCCGGTGTGCCAGCCGAATTAAAACAAATTTTTTCGGACTTTGTTTTTCCTGAAATTATCTCTTCAAGAAAAGAAAAAATCTTTTTTGAAAGCAAGATTTTGAAATGTTTTGGTGCTGCCGAAGCTGATTTGGATTTGGCTTTGAAAGATTTATACATCAATCGTTTGGACATTGAAAATGTACGCATCGGTTTCAGGGCCCATTTTCCTGAAACTTACATTAAGCTTTCTGCTTGGGACAAAGATGCCAAAAAAGCGAAGGGGCAGTTATTTCTTGCCGAGTCTAAAGTCAAGGAAAGAGTGGAAAAATATGTGTATGGTGAAGGGGAAGATACTTTGGAAGCAGTGGTGGGGAAACTTCTCATTGAACATAAAAAGTTTTTAAGCGTCGCCGAATCATGTACGGGGGGGCTTATTGCTAACCGCATCACCAATATTGCCGGCTCGAGCTCTTATTTTTTAGGCGGAGTGGTGAGCTATAGCAATGAATCCAAAATTAAGATTTTAGGGGTGTCTGCAGATACGATCAAAAAACAGGGGGCGGTGAGCCCCCAATGCGCGCTTGAGATGGCACAGGGGATCCGACGCATCACCAAGGCAGATTACGGAATTTCCGTCACCGGCATTGCCGGCCCCGATGGAGGGACGCTGGGCAAACCCGTGGGCACAGTGCATATTGCGCT belongs to Deltaproteobacteria bacterium GWA2_45_12 and includes:
- a CDS encoding branched chain amino acid aminotransferase (catalyzes the transamination of the branched-chain amino acids to their respective alpha-keto acids) codes for the protein MVQKVSKIWLDGKMVNWDDAHVHILTHTLHYGMGVFEGIRCYEGDKGKSAIFRLEEHIERLFDSAHILLMKIPFSKDEIIEACKEIFRVNKLKAGYLRPLAFMGDGEMGLHATSNPIRVAIIAWPWGTYLGDEGVKNGIRVKVSSFTRHHVNAMLTKAKTVGNYVNSILAKREAMLAGYEETIMLDAQGYVAEASGENIFVVRNGKIKTPPITNALEGITRGSVIELLKEEGLQVEEALMTRDELYISDEIFLTGTAAEITPVRELDHRTIGTGKPGPITKKVQQNYFDLVRGKNAKHKEWLAVI
- a CDS encoding S-methyl-5-thioribose-1-phosphate isomerase; protein product: MYFKTIEWKNNAVIMLDQLRLPHEEVYHTYKTWQEVADAIKTMVIRGAPAIGVAGAMGLALGALSIQAADSKSFFKQLNDISTHLFETRPTAVNLGWGLARMKNVAEQNQNLSLPQLKQKLIDEAQNILTEDIRLNETMGSHGQILFESGDKVLTHCNAGALATAGFGTALGVLYAAWKNGKRFSVLADETRPYLQGARLTAWELHKNNIPVTLISDNMAGWLMKKGEITKVIVGADRIAANGDVANKIGTYTVAVLAHRHQIPFYVAAPLSTIDLTLKSGDDIPIEERSSKEVTHLGNVNIAPVGVLARHPAFDVTPNELISAIITEKGVVKKSYVENLKKLFVK
- a CDS encoding aspartyl/glutamyl-tRNA amidotransferase subunit B; translation: MDYEVIIGLEVHAQVLTQTKLFCSCSAAFGATPNSHTCPVCLGLPGVLPVLNKQAVNLALRAGLALHCEIQNKSIWARKNYFYPDLPKGYQITQYEFPIALRGYLDIAVDGKEKTIGITRIHMEEDAGKSLHEHGDARYSHVDLNRAGTPLVEIVSEPDMRSAAEAGEYLRQLRAILQYCDVCDGNMEEGSLRCDVNISLRPIGQKEFGTKVELKNINSFKFIEKAIEYEIERQKGSLAAGETIVQETRGWNSTKNITESQRTKESAHDYRYFPDPDLVPLIVDSAWIETTQKNMPELPKARLQRFISQYQIPEYDAQVLTTEKALAHYFEEAVSKAHHPKKVSNWIMTELLRELKEANLEVAKSPIKAPQLARLVTLIEEGTISGKIGKTVFEAMFETGKDPDTIIKEQNLVQVSDTGAIETIIDKVIAANPGQLAQYKSGKDKLFGFFVGQVMKEMKGQGNPGVVNDLLKKKLST
- a CDS encoding threonine synthase, producing MSYVKALKCRECGHEYPKQPTHVCEFCFGPLEVVYDYEGIKKILTKELIGSRGPNMWRYKELLPIDNDPTVGKQVGFTPLRRASRLARLLGVSELYIKNDAVNYPTLSFKDRVVSVALSKAKEFGFKVVACASTGNLANSVAANAAAADLESFVFVPYDLEATKILGTMIYGTNLIGIHGTYDEVNRLCSEIAGKYKWAFVNINMRPYYAEGSKSMGYEIVEQLGWNTPKHVVVPMASGSLLTKIDKSFQEFHKIGLLKTNEAKIYGAQATGCSPISTAVKNNWDIFKPVKPNTIAKSLAIGNPADGFYAAKTVHQTGGWCEDVSDEEVIAGIRVLAETEGIFAETAGGVTVGVAKKLIEQGRIPKNESIVLCITGNGLKTQEAVRLGKPPVIKPSLTEFDALVKDKIK
- a CDS encoding cysteine synthase, translated to MILSSILDRVGNTPLVKIREVTRDLPKSVEIYAKLEYFNPGGSVKDRAAYWMIKEGIRLGKLTRDKIIMDPTSGNTGVAYAMIGAALGYKVTLVMPQNASQQRKDIARAFGADIIFSSPFEGSDGAIRMAHKLYEENPGKFFMPDQYNNPFNPQAHYESTGVEIWNQTEGKITHFLATMGTSGTAMGTTRRLKDFDKNIFCIGAQPADSLHGLEGLKHMPTSIVPGIYHPEILDEMMWIQTESSYDMVERLGKEEGLLVGYSSGAAMVACLKLAERIAKGVIVTVFPDHGDRYFEGE
- a CDS encoding molybdopterin synthase sulfur carrier subunit, which gives rise to MSIKVRIPTPLQTLTNNQGEILAEGKSVSEVLAHLDKTYPGLKQRFYDDAGSLRRFINFYVNDEDIRFLQGEKTALKDGDELSVVPAIAGGK